In Roseofilum capinflatum BLCC-M114, the DNA window AGCCGTAGACACCCGCATAATATGCACGCGGGTACGGGTTTGGGCTACCAGTTCCAACAGGGCCGCCAAAGCTGCGGTTTCGGCCGACGCGGGAATTCCCGGTAAGCCCAAGCGAGTGGACACATGACCTTCGCGCATGACTCCATCGGCCGCTAAATCCACCGCCAACGGCCAGAGAGCCACCGGTTTACCCAAGGGCCCGGCATATTCCAAGAGTCGGCGTAATAATAGCAGATTGGCGATCGCCTGACCATCACTAAACCCCACCACCCCCGCACCTGCCAACTCGCCCAACTCATTCATCTGTTGCCCCTTTGCCCCTTGGGTGAGCGCCCCCCAAAATGAGAGTTGCACCCCCAGATACTGGGGCGTTTTCCCCTTCAACAGAGCCACCGTTGCCGGGTTATCGATGGGAGGATAAGTAGTTGGCAAAATCCCCACCCGAATAAATCCCCCCGCCCTCGCTGCATGGACTAAAGACTCCAGGGTTTCCCGCTCCTCGAATCCTGGCTGCCCACTTTGACTATATAAATCTACCAATCCCGGCCCGACAATCAACCCCTGACCATCCTGCACTTGGGTTTCTGGGGGATACTCATGAATCGAGTCCCCCATGGCTTTAATTTCGCCATGGTCTAACCATACATCTTGAATTTGGTCAGTTTGGGCGATGGGATTAATGGCCCGTACTTGTTTAAGCAGCGTACTCATGGCATGTTCAGGCGATGGGGGGATAATGGATGCCCTCTCCCTCTATCCCTCTCCCACGGGAGAGGGACTTTCACCCCCTTCTCCTATGGGAGAAGGGGGCAGGGGGATGAGGGGCGTAACCGAGAGCTTGCCCTCTCCCTAAATCCCTCTCCCACGGGAGAGGGACTTTCACCCCCTTCTCCTATGGGAGAAGGGGG includes these proteins:
- a CDS encoding dihydroorotase → MSTLLKQVRAINPIAQTDQIQDVWLDHGEIKAMGDSIHEYPPETQVQDGQGLIVGPGLVDLYSQSGQPGFEERETLESLVHAARAGGFIRVGILPTTYPPIDNPATVALLKGKTPQYLGVQLSFWGALTQGAKGQQMNELGELAGAGVVGFSDGQAIANLLLLRRLLEYAGPLGKPVALWPLAVDLAADGVMREGHVSTRLGLPGIPASAETAALAALLELVAQTRTRVHIMRVSTARSVQLIQEAKEGGLPVTASTPWMHLLLDTEAISSQNTGGFMPYDPSFRLAAPLGNPEDREALIWGMGQGVIDAIAIDHTPYTYEEKTVGFETAPAGAIGLELALPLLWQGLVVTEELSAVQLWRSLSTHPALCLNQTAPSLNIGQPAELIVFDPQVSWTPDRTTLKSLASNTPWLHHHIQGRVIHRFDRYPENK